A single region of the Elizabethkingia sp. JS20170427COW genome encodes:
- a CDS encoding iron-sulfur cluster assembly accessory protein produces MIKVSDQAREKAIILMKEDGFDPSTDYIRVGVKSGGCSGLEYVLTFDKEKGETDQVFEDNGIKVIVEKKSFLYLAGTVLEYSGGLNGKGFVFNNPNASRTCGCGESFSL; encoded by the coding sequence ATGATTAAAGTTTCGGATCAGGCACGTGAAAAAGCCATTATCCTAATGAAAGAAGATGGCTTCGATCCTTCAACGGATTACATCCGCGTTGGCGTTAAAAGCGGAGGTTGCTCGGGTTTGGAATATGTTCTTACATTCGATAAAGAAAAAGGAGAAACCGACCAGGTGTTTGAGGACAATGGTATCAAAGTAATTGTCGAAAAAAAGTCATTCCTTTATCTTGCAGGAACAGTGTTGGAATATTCTGGAGGACTTAATGGTAAAGGCTTTGTTTTTAACAATCCCAACGCTTCCCGCACTTGTGGGTGTGGCGAGAGCTTTTCACTATAA
- the sufC gene encoding Fe-S cluster assembly ATPase SufC, with protein MLNINNLHAKITDGAEILKGINLEIKPGEVHAIMGPNGAGKSTLSSVIAGKEDYEITDGEINFYGENINEDAPEERAHKGIFLSFQYPVEIPGVTVTNFIKAALNETRKANGLPDMPVKEMLALIREKSGLLEIKKDFLTRSLNEGFSGGEKKRNEIFQMMMLDPKLAILDETDSGLDIDALRIVADGVNKFRNEGNAVLLITHYQRLLNYIQPDFVHVLADGKIIKTGDKSLALELEEKGYDWLLG; from the coding sequence ATGCTTAATATCAATAACTTACACGCCAAAATTACCGATGGTGCTGAAATTTTAAAAGGAATTAATTTAGAAATAAAACCAGGAGAGGTACATGCCATTATGGGACCTAACGGTGCAGGTAAATCTACATTATCTTCAGTAATTGCTGGGAAAGAAGACTATGAAATTACCGATGGTGAGATTAATTTTTATGGAGAAAATATCAATGAAGATGCTCCAGAAGAAAGAGCTCATAAAGGGATTTTCCTTTCTTTCCAATATCCGGTAGAAATACCAGGAGTTACCGTAACCAACTTTATTAAAGCTGCTCTTAACGAAACCAGAAAAGCGAATGGCTTACCAGATATGCCAGTAAAAGAGATGTTAGCACTTATCCGTGAAAAATCAGGATTGTTGGAAATTAAAAAAGATTTCTTAACTCGCTCATTAAACGAAGGTTTCTCTGGAGGAGAGAAGAAAAGAAATGAAATTTTCCAGATGATGATGCTAGATCCTAAATTAGCCATTTTGGATGAAACCGATTCAGGATTGGATATCGATGCGTTAAGAATTGTTGCTGATGGGGTAAATAAATTCCGTAATGAGGGAAATGCAGTTCTTTTAATTACCCACTATCAGAGATTGTTGAATTACATTCAACCAGATTTTGTTCACGTTTTGGCAGATGGTAAAATCATCAAGACAGGAGACAAATCTTTAGCTCTAGAACTAGAAGAAAAAGGTTACGATTGGTTATTGGGATAG
- a CDS encoding TolC family protein — protein sequence MKKIACLFLSLGMYIIADAQKQWSLQECVDYALKNNLQVLQNQYQLQSQEKNLDIAKKGYLPSVNGSISNNANFGQRVSAEGLINRTDNFNNSISIGANILVYNHGRLEKQARKAGYDVEASLYDLETIKNNISLQIAQQYLSVLLNREIVKINESAVENAQKNFDKAKKTTEAGTTALTVQYEAEAGLAREKQNLQNAKIEKERALFSLAQLLQLPNYKDFDVQPYEISEISSPLQSEDELLEKAYSFQPQIKAAQSRIKAAETQTEVSKTAYWPTISASAGIGSSYYNTLHRTYITVPDANGNMISVAQKQPGLFEQYKDSFSQQLGLSANIPIFNKGITKQQVEQAKINESIAKNDLAQQQQKIKEEVQKASFDTQANYQRYLAAVEAEKSTQLALDFAQRSYDAGKSTIYDLNIARNNFANAQGSVAQAKYNYLFSQKVLNFYAGIPLEL from the coding sequence ATGAAGAAAATTGCTTGTCTTTTCTTAAGTTTAGGAATGTATATCATTGCAGATGCTCAAAAGCAATGGTCTTTACAAGAATGTGTAGATTATGCACTAAAAAACAATCTTCAAGTTCTCCAAAATCAATATCAGCTACAATCTCAGGAAAAGAATTTAGATATTGCTAAAAAGGGATATTTACCTTCGGTGAATGGGTCTATTTCCAACAACGCGAATTTCGGCCAAAGAGTTTCTGCTGAAGGACTCATCAACCGTACTGATAATTTCAACAACTCTATTTCTATAGGTGCTAATATCCTTGTGTACAACCATGGGAGATTAGAAAAACAAGCACGAAAAGCTGGTTATGATGTGGAAGCTAGTCTTTACGATTTGGAAACAATAAAAAATAACATCTCCTTACAAATCGCCCAACAATATCTATCCGTATTGTTAAATCGTGAAATTGTTAAAATCAACGAAAGCGCGGTTGAAAATGCACAAAAAAATTTCGATAAAGCGAAAAAAACTACTGAAGCAGGAACAACGGCTCTTACTGTACAATACGAAGCGGAAGCTGGATTAGCAAGAGAAAAACAAAATCTTCAGAATGCTAAAATAGAGAAGGAAAGGGCTTTATTTTCCTTAGCTCAGCTATTACAACTCCCCAACTATAAAGACTTTGATGTTCAACCATATGAAATTTCAGAAATTTCTTCTCCTTTACAAAGTGAAGATGAACTACTAGAGAAGGCTTATAGCTTTCAACCTCAAATAAAAGCAGCGCAATCAAGAATAAAAGCTGCTGAAACCCAAACCGAGGTTAGCAAAACTGCTTATTGGCCTACCATTTCTGCTTCAGCAGGAATTGGTTCTAGCTACTACAACACACTCCATAGGACTTATATTACTGTTCCTGATGCCAACGGCAATATGATAAGTGTAGCTCAGAAACAACCTGGGTTGTTTGAACAATATAAAGATAGCTTCTCTCAACAGCTCGGTCTGTCTGCCAATATTCCTATTTTTAATAAAGGGATTACCAAGCAACAGGTAGAACAAGCAAAAATTAACGAAAGTATTGCTAAAAACGACCTTGCCCAACAACAGCAAAAGATAAAAGAAGAAGTACAGAAGGCCTCTTTCGATACACAAGCTAACTACCAAAGATATCTTGCGGCAGTAGAAGCTGAAAAAAGTACTCAACTAGCTCTAGATTTTGCACAAAGGAGTTATGATGCTGGGAAAAGCACCATCTATGATCTTAATATTGCTAGGAACAACTTTGCCAACGCTCAAGGAAGTGTAGCTCAAGCAAAATACAATTATCTCTTTAGCCAAAAGGTACTTAACTTTTACGCAGGTATTCCTCTAGAGTTATAA
- the sufB gene encoding Fe-S cluster assembly protein SufB — MSKYTEDDLRVDLENKKYEYGFETNIEYEEFPVGLNEDIIRMISQKKEEPEWMTEWRLEAFRIWQKMEEPNWAKIKYEKPDFQAIRYYAAPKKKPELASLDEVDPELLKTFDKLGISLEEQKRLSGVAIDVVVDSVSVKTTFQETLAEKGIIFCSISEAIKNHSELVKKYIGSVVPRGDNFYAALNSAVFSDGSFCYIPKGVKCPMELSTYFRINQSGSGQFERTLLIADEGSYVSYLEGCTAPSRDENQLHAAVVELIAMDNAEIKYSTVQNWYPGDEDGKGGVFNFVTKRGKCETNAKISWTQVETGSAVTWKYPSCILKGDNSIGEFYSIAVTNNHQYADTGTKMIHIGKNTKSTIISKGISAGKSNNSYRGQVKVMPSAKGARNFSQCDSLLMGNECGAHTFPYIEIKDPSAQLEHEATTSKIGEDQIFYCNQRGIDTEKAIALIVNGFGQEVLKKLPMEFAVEAQKLLEISLEGSVG, encoded by the coding sequence ATGAGTAAATATACTGAAGACGACCTAAGGGTTGATTTGGAAAATAAAAAATACGAATATGGTTTTGAAACCAATATCGAGTATGAGGAATTTCCAGTAGGTTTAAATGAGGATATCATCCGTATGATTTCTCAGAAAAAAGAAGAACCTGAATGGATGACCGAATGGAGATTGGAAGCATTCCGTATTTGGCAAAAAATGGAAGAACCTAATTGGGCTAAAATCAAATATGAAAAGCCAGACTTCCAAGCTATTCGATACTATGCAGCTCCTAAGAAAAAGCCTGAATTGGCTAGCCTAGATGAAGTAGATCCTGAATTATTGAAAACTTTTGATAAACTAGGAATTTCTCTGGAGGAACAAAAGAGACTCTCTGGGGTTGCGATAGATGTAGTAGTAGATTCAGTTTCCGTAAAAACTACTTTCCAAGAAACTTTAGCCGAAAAGGGAATTATTTTCTGCTCTATTTCTGAAGCGATTAAAAATCACTCTGAGTTGGTGAAAAAATACATAGGATCGGTAGTTCCTAGAGGAGACAACTTCTATGCAGCACTTAATTCAGCGGTGTTCTCAGATGGTAGTTTCTGTTATATTCCAAAAGGGGTAAAATGCCCAATGGAGCTTTCTACTTACTTCAGAATTAACCAATCTGGAAGTGGCCAGTTTGAAAGAACTTTACTTATTGCAGATGAGGGAAGTTATGTATCTTACTTAGAAGGTTGTACAGCTCCTTCTCGTGATGAAAACCAACTTCACGCTGCCGTGGTAGAGCTTATCGCTATGGATAATGCGGAAATCAAATATTCAACCGTACAAAACTGGTATCCTGGAGACGAAGACGGAAAAGGTGGGGTATTTAACTTTGTAACCAAAAGAGGTAAGTGCGAAACTAACGCAAAAATCTCATGGACTCAGGTAGAAACAGGTTCTGCGGTAACTTGGAAGTATCCTTCTTGTATTTTGAAGGGAGATAACTCAATAGGAGAATTTTACTCTATCGCAGTTACCAATAATCATCAGTATGCTGATACAGGTACTAAGATGATTCATATCGGAAAAAATACCAAGTCTACCATTATCTCTAAAGGGATTTCTGCAGGAAAATCTAATAACTCTTACCGTGGACAGGTAAAAGTAATGCCTTCTGCTAAAGGAGCAAGAAACTTCTCCCAGTGCGACTCCCTCTTGATGGGTAATGAGTGTGGTGCACATACCTTCCCGTATATTGAAATTAAAGATCCTTCTGCTCAATTGGAACACGAAGCAACAACTTCTAAAATTGGTGAAGACCAAATCTTCTATTGTAACCAAAGAGGTATCGATACCGAAAAAGCGATTGCTCTTATCGTAAATGGTTTCGGACAAGAGGTTTTGAAAAAATTACCAATGGAGTTCGCAGTAGAGGCTCAGAAATTATTGGAAATCTCATTAGAAGGAAGTGTAGGATAA
- a CDS encoding GLPGLI family protein has translation MKFLQLITLGFTSLFFAQSTRFVYQVNMKIDSTQPNETKTELAHLDISPKGSTFYSAKNMQRDSIFARMRQTRSFNFDRSQMENLRSQINYVIEKSYPKQEITYKNRIGRDQYAYTEEVKDLVWKILPDTAKIGEYNTQKAETNYGGRTWNAWFTTEIPFQDGPYKFSGLPGLIVKIEDNKGDYSFDLMQTKKIEKPYEIETRGQTIAMKKADYKKIEEKFKKDPISFMQASNNGMRFGRPNTPTPQRNREMENRMREEIKKENNPIELK, from the coding sequence ATGAAATTTCTACAACTAATTACCTTAGGTTTTACAAGCTTATTTTTTGCACAAAGTACAAGGTTTGTGTACCAAGTCAACATGAAAATCGACTCTACCCAACCCAACGAAACAAAAACCGAATTAGCTCACTTGGATATTAGCCCTAAAGGCTCCACCTTTTATAGTGCTAAGAATATGCAGAGAGACTCTATTTTTGCTAGGATGAGGCAAACCAGAAGCTTCAACTTTGATAGAAGCCAGATGGAGAATTTGCGTTCGCAAATCAACTATGTCATTGAAAAGAGCTATCCTAAACAAGAAATCACTTATAAAAATAGAATTGGAAGAGACCAATATGCTTATACTGAAGAGGTAAAGGATTTGGTATGGAAAATATTGCCTGACACTGCCAAAATTGGTGAATACAACACCCAAAAAGCAGAAACTAACTACGGTGGGAGGACCTGGAATGCATGGTTTACCACAGAAATACCTTTCCAAGACGGACCTTACAAGTTTAGTGGTTTACCAGGACTTATTGTCAAAATAGAAGACAATAAAGGAGACTATTCCTTTGACCTTATGCAAACCAAAAAAATAGAAAAACCTTACGAAATAGAGACAAGAGGACAAACAATTGCAATGAAAAAAGCAGATTACAAGAAAATTGAGGAGAAATTTAAAAAAGATCCTATTTCTTTTATGCAAGCAAGCAACAATGGCATGAGATTTGGAAGACCAAACACCCCCACTCCACAAAGGAACCGTGAAATGGAAAACCGTATGCGAGAGGAAATAAAAAAAGAAAACAATCCTATCGAATTGAAATAA